One Thalassophryne amazonica chromosome 10, fThaAma1.1, whole genome shotgun sequence genomic region harbors:
- the hps3 gene encoding Hermansky-Pudlak syndrome 3 protein isoform X3 produces MVRVYNCHPFASQQIVQVEQEPGLICCGGGALFVLASGGCKVEVYSLEQEGCPLLCRFATMGTVKNIQHSKIGDYLVTIEEKNGATYLRAYTNWRYQAQEKARVGVRLLGHLLRGASMRGGVQTEIIEIPLSERPLAVACCSITGDLLVGCDNTLVLFTLRRQNLSQQSTVIPGPDTQQSTNINQGQTSTPNRTFSILDFERSVILHLQRVTPKQVALCGGYVAVQTELEVLVLKLDVTSDCKNEEEAPDLHKTGDNDEDQMDFLLLPRHQELTGDRARDCGISVTIEQTGLEDGRQYTTSYIFYRRFTPDISQGCSVEETQLHSLQLHPLFTRNQSVCLEEPACVFCFFSLPATGYLYSLRGEVELLSTYQYPEKVLEAVLTDHLLHVMTKSALQCFTVRCAAVAVRIEDPYIDTTMRACPPSNLEVCALRMQLFIGLRSLCVYGRHVILLSAADTNTPEESEHNTKRRGLRKWTGSSLRETSGTGHGWNVYVVDTVSPIALYREMVEYSQCYAETSVRAHSCRHLLSEAHLLLRASLLQPTKQQQNNSEGAHRAPQQTESDVCKDRVELEKAFRENCAHLGDCFSRGSHKDCHLALPYYRMSGLSVSDVVIRNRPLPSSPYLYGPGFLLYLKHYLLEEADQCLSQEVADEVIDIFSQSEPSQVISVCNSPAMLHVSPARTLQVLQHLENTVGVSVPLTLTMATMVLCLGDLAHYTELMDRHAEMLLVYGFIEEPRLLVHGSRGGKHTHICPTRLARQLESSQPGLLVAAMVALHENNKVQLEQADHIFKELGCEDCMLVDFWEATLMASSQEVVIQELLFRLVSIYIDRLTHPHSDTTSDAAAGPLSRKPLKTADDLINSCSHFGALYPWLSVLSPAYTTTSQQQEVLYKLQSLLCGPSSVCSVVPLLERVSEETLWGFSLHLLCATRRGQYERSIEKLLDRCPQAIIAYGNHQLQDHNMALWWQKLLPELCNRTRAAADNSILLAALRETLVVVAMEISPTEFLELIPDDGTASYFLPYLLMCSQKHLLV; encoded by the exons ATGGTGCGTGTTTACAACTGCCATCCGTTTGCCTCCCAGCAGATTGTACAG GTTGAACAGGAGCctggactgatctgctgtggaggCGGAGCCCTCTTTGTCTTAGCCAGTGGAGGATGTAAG GTGGAGGTCTACAGTCTGGAGCAGGAAGGCTGTCCCCTCTTGTGTCGCTTTGCCACCATGGGGACTGTGAAGAACATCCAGCATAGCAAAATAG GAGATTATCTGGTGACCATTGAGGAAAAAAATGGTGCCACCTACCTGAGAGCCTACACCAACTGGCGCTACCAG GCGCAGGAGAAGGCCCGTGTCGGGGTGCGTTTGTTGGGTCACCTGCTGCGTGGCGCCTCAATGCGGGGTGGCGTTCAGACGGAGATTATTGAGATTCCACTGTCAGAGCGCCCTCTTGCTGTCGCGTGCTGCTCGATAACTGGGGACCTTCTGGTTGGCTGTGACAACACTCTGGTTCTGTTCACTTTGAGGAGACAGAACCTG aGTCAGCAGAGCACTGTGATCCCTGGACCTGACACCCAGCAGAGTACCAATATCAACCAGG GGCAAACCAGCACTCCAAACCGGACTTTTTCCATCTTGGACTTTGAACGTTCTGTCATCTTGCATCTTCAAAGAGTTACTCCTAAACAG GTGGCGCTGTGTGGTGGGTATGTAGCAGTGCAGACAGAGCTGGAGGTCCTGGTACTAAAACTGGATGTGACCTCTGATTGTAAAAATGAAGAGGAAGCCCCAGACTTGCATAAAACTGG AGATAACGATGAAGACCAGATGGATTTCCTGCTGCTTCCAAGACACCAGGAGTTGACTGGTGATCGAGCCAGGGACTGTGGCATCTCTGTGACCAttgaacaaactggactggaggaCGGGAGACAATACACAACGTCATACATTTTCTACAG ACGTTTCACTCCAGACATTTCTCAAGGCTGCAGTGTGGAGGAGACTCAGCTACACTCCCTACAGCTCCACCCGCTGTTCACCC GTAACCAGTCAGTGTGTCTGGAGGAACCAGCATGTGTGTTCTGCTTCTTCTCACTGCCCGCCACTGGTTACCTGTACAGCCTGAGGGGTGAAGTTGAGCTGCTTTCGACCTATCAGTATCCAGAGAAGGTCCTAGAGGCGGTGCTGACAGACCACCTGCTGCACGTCATGACCAA gagtGCATTACAGTGTTTCACGGTGCGCTGTGCAGCAGTAGCAGTGAGGATTGAGGATCCTTACATCGACACCACCATGAGG gcGTGTCCCCCTAGCAACCTGGAGGTGTGTGCGCTCAGGATGCAGCTGTTTATTGGCCTCCGCTCATTGTGTGTCTACGGCCGACACGTCATCCTGCTCTCTGCCGCTGACACGAACACACCAGAGGAGTCTGAACACAACACCAAGCGCAGAGGCCT TAGGAAGTGGACAGGCTCTTCTCTCAGAGAGACCAGCGGGACAGGACATGGCTGGAACGTGTATGTGGTCGACACGGTCTCCCCCATTGCTCTGTATCGAGAGATG GTCGAATACAGTCAGTGCTATGCGGAGACCAGTGTACGTGCACACAGCTGTCGCCACCTCCTCAGTGAAGCACACCTCCTTCTCCGCGCCTCCTTACTCCAGCCAACAAAGCAGCAGCAAAACAACAGTGAGGGTGCGCACAGGGCGCCACAGCAGACAGAATCAGATGTGTGCAAAGACAGAGTGGAACTAGAAAAGGCCTTCAGGGAGAACTGTGCCCACCTGGGAGATTGTTTCAGCAG AGGCAGCCACAAGGACTGTCATCTGGCTTTGCCCTACTACAGGATGTCCGGCTTGTCAGTCTCAGACGTCGTCATCAGAAACCGCCCACTTCCCAGCAGCCCCTACTTATACGGGCCTGGCTTCTTGCTCTACCTGAAGCATTACCTGTTGGAAGAAGCAGACCAATGTCTGAGTCAG GAAGTAGCCGATGAGGTCATTGACATCTTTAGCCAATCAGAGCCTTCGCAGGTCATCAGCGTGTGCAACAGCCCGGCCATGCTTCACGTCAGTCCTGCCCGTACGCTGCAAGTGCTGCAACATCTGGAGAACACTGTCGGTGTGTCAGTTCCACTTACACTCACCATGGCAACCATGGTGCTATGTTTGGGTGACCTAGCACATTACACAGAACTGATGGACAGACACGCTGAG ATGCTGCTGGTGTACGGTTTCATCGAGGAGCCCAGGCTGTTGGTGCACGGTAGCCGTGGAGGAAAGCACACACACATTTGTCCGACAAGGTTGGCTCGTCAGCTGGAGAGCTCCCAGCCAGGACTGCTGGTGGCGGCCATGGTGGCTTTGCACGAGAATAACAAAGTACAGCTGGAACAGGCTGACCACATATTCAAG GAGTTGGGATGTGAGGACTGTATGCTGGTGGATTTCTGGGAGGCGACACTCATGGCGTCCTCACAGGAAGTTGTCATTCAGGAGCTGTTATTTCGATTGGTTTCCATCTACATCGACAGGCTGACGCACCCCCACTCCGACACGACTTCGGACGCGGCTGCCGGTCCTCTGAGCAGAAAGCCCCTGAAGACGGCCGACGATCTG ATAAACTCGTGCTCCCATTTTGGCGCTCTGTATCCATGGCTCAGTGTCCTCAGCCCGGCATACACTACTACGTCCCAACAGCAGGAGGTGCTATACAAACTGCAG TCTCTCCTGTGCGGGCCGTCGTCTGTGTGCTCTGTCGTTCCGCTGCTGGAGCGAGTATCAGAGGAAACCTTATGGGGCTTCAGCCTGCACCTCCTTTGTGCCACCAGAAGAGGGCAGTATGAAAGAAGCATTGAAAAGCTGCTGGACCGATGTCCTCAGGCCATCATAGCCTACGGCAACCACCAGCTGCAGGATCACAACATG GCCTTGTGGTGGCAGAAGCTGCTCCCAGAGCTCTGTAACCGGACGAGAGCGGCAGCAGACAACAGCATCCTCCTGGCGGCCCTCAGAG AGACGCTGGTGGTGGTTGCCATGGAGATTAGCCCCACAGAGTTCCTGGAGCTGATACCTGACGATGGCACAGCATCGTACTTCCTCCCTTATCTGCTGATGTGCAGCCAGAAGCACCTGCTGGTCTGA